The proteins below are encoded in one region of Sminthopsis crassicaudata isolate SCR6 chromosome 1, ASM4859323v1, whole genome shotgun sequence:
- the PRP4K gene encoding serine/threonine-protein kinase PRP4 homolog isoform X2 — MRDDSFPTTTFPCPGSRSRCRQGVGKFKMAAVESQPPREAPEMEDADNSEKSINEENGEVSEEDQSQNKHSRHKKKKHKHRNKHKKHKHSSEDDKDKKHKHKHKHKKHKRKEVIDASDKEGASPAKRTKIDDLALLEDLEKQRALIKAELDNELMEGKVQSGMGLILQGYESGSEEEGEIHEKARNGNRSTARSNTKGKLELVDNKNSSKKRSKSRSKERTRHRSDKKKSKGSVEGIKEKTTRSKSKERKKSKSPSKRSKSQDQARKSKSPALKRRSQEKIGKAKSPPEDKIKVEDKSKSKDRKKSPIINESKSRDRGKKSKSPIELRSKSKDRRSRSKDRKSKRSETDKEKKPIKSPSKDASSGKENRSPSRRPGRSPKGKSLSPKQRDKSRRSRSPLLNDRRSKQSKSPSRTLSPGRRAKSRSVERKRREPERRRLSSPRTRPRDDILSRRERSKDVSPISRWSPTRRRSSRSPIRRRSRSPLRRSRTPRRRSRSPRRRDRGRRSRSRLRRRSRSRGGRRRRSRSKVKEDKFKGSLSEGMKVEQESSSDDNLEDFDVEEEDEEALIEQRRIQRQAIVQKYKYLAEDSNMSMPSEPSSPQSSTRTRSPSPDDILERVAADVKEYERENVDTFEASVKAKHNLMTVEQNNGSTQKKLLAPDMFTESDDMFAAYFDSARLRAAGIGKDFKENPNLRDNWTDAEGYYRVNIGEVLDKRYNVYGYTGQGVFSNVVRARDMARANQEVAVKIIRNNELMQKTGLKELEFLKKLNDADPDDKFHCLRLFRHFYHKQHLCLVFEPLSMNLREVLKKYGKDVGLHIKAVRSYSQQLFLALKLLKRCNILHADIKPDNILVNESKTILKLCDFGSASHVADNDITPYLVSRFYRAPEITAARAHS, encoded by the exons gATGGAAGATGCAGATAATTCTGAAAAGagcataaatgaagaaaatggagaagtaTCAGAGGAGGACCAATCTCAAAATAAGCACAGTCGACAcaaaaaaaagaagcacaaacATAGAAACAAACACAAGAAACATAAACATTCTTCAGAAGATGACAAGGACAAAAAACATAAACATAAGCATAAACATAAGAAACATAAACGAAAAGAGGTTATTGATGCCTCTGACAAAGAAGGTGCATCTCcagcaaaaagaactaaaattgaTGACTTAGCTTTGCTGGAAGACTTGGAGAAACAGAGAGCTTTGATTAAAGCTGAACTTGATAATGAGTTGATGGAAGGAAAAGTTCAGTCTGGGATGGGGCTAATATTACAGGGATATGAGTCAGGTTctgaagaagaaggagaaatacatgagaaggcaagaaatgggAATAGATCAACTGCTAGGTCAAACACTAAGGGGAAACTTGAACTTGTTGACAATAAAAATAGttcaaagaaaagaagcaaaagcagATCAAAAGAACGGACTAGACATAGAtctgataaaaagaaaagcaagggaAGTGttgaaggaattaaagaaaaaacaaccagAAGTAagtctaaagaaagaaaaaagtccaaAAGTCCATCTAAAAGAAGCAAATCTCAAGATCAAGCAAGAAAATCAAAATCCCCAGCACTTAAAAGGCGATCtcaggaaaaaattggaaaagccAAATCCCCTCCAGAGGATAAGATTAAAGTAGAAGATAAAAGTAAATCAAAGGATCGAAAGAAATCCCCAATTATAAATGAAAGCAAAAGTCGTGATcgtggaaaaaaatccaaatctccAATAGAACTAAGAAGCAAATCCAAAGACAGAAGGTCACGATCCAAAGATAGGAAATCCAAACGATCTGAGactgataaagaaaagaaaccaattaaaTCTCCTTCTAAAGATGCTTCTTCTGGGAAAGAAAATCGATCCCCAAGTAGAAGACCAGGTCGTAGTCCTAAAGGAAAAAGTTTATCTCCCAAACAGCGTGATAAATCAAGGAGAAGTAGGTCCCCCCTACTTAATGATCGGCGATCTAAGCAAAGTAAATCACCATCTCGGACTTTGTCTCCTGGTAGAAGAGCAAAGAGTCGATCAGTGGAAAGAAAACGGAGAGAACCAGAAAGGAGAAGGCTTTCTTCTCCAag AACACGTCCTAGAGATGATATTCTTAGCAGACGTGAAAGATCAAAAGATGTCAGTCCTATTAGCAGATGGTCTCCAACTAGAAGAAGGTCAAGTAGATCTCCTATCCGTAGGAGATCTCGTTCACCACTCAGGCGAAGTAGAACTCCAAGGAGGAGAAGCAGGTCTCCAAGGAGGAG AGATAGAGGTAGGCGGAGTAGATCTCGGCTTCGACGGCGGTCTCGATCACGCGGTGGTCGTAGACGCAGAAGCAGAAGCAAAGTAAAGGAAGATAAATTTAAAGGAAGCCTTTCTGAAGGAATGAAAGTTGAACAGGAGTCATCATCTGATGATAA cCTAGAAGACTTTGATgttgaagaagaagatgaagaagccCTAATAGAGCAGAGAAGAATCCAAAGGCAAGCAATTGTTCAG AAGTACAAATACCTTGCTGAGGATAGCAATATGTCTATGCCATCTGAGCCAAGCAGCCCACAGAGTAGCACTCGAACACGTTCACCCTCCCCTGATGATATTTTAGAACGGGTTGCTGCTGatgttaaagaatatgaaagagaaaatgttgaTACATTTGAGGCTTCGGTAAAAGCCAAACACAATCTTATGACAGTTGAACAAAATAATG GTTCAACTCAGAAGAAGCTGTTGGCTCCTGACATGTTCACTGAATCAGATGATATGTTTGCTGCATATTTTGAT AGCGCTCGTCTTCGGGCTGCTGGCATTGGAAAAGATTTCAAAGAGAATCCCAACCTCAGGGATAATTGGACAGATGCAGAAGGCTATTATC GTGTTAATATAGGTGAAGTCCTAGATAAACGTTACAATGTGTATGGCTACACTGGCCAAGGTGTCTTTAGTAATGTAGTAAGAGCCAGAGATATGGCAAGAGCAAACCAGGAAGTGGCAGTGAAAATCATCAGAAACAATGAGCTTAT gcAAAAAACAGGTTTAAAAGAACTGGAATTTTTGAAGAAACTTAATGATGCTGATCCCGATGACAAATTTCATTGTCTACGGCTCTTCCGACATTTTTACCATAAACAACATCTCTGCCTTGTATTTGAGCCTCTAAG TATGAATTTACGGGAGGTTTTGAAAAAGTATGGAAAGGACGTTGGTCTTCATATTAAGGCTGTAAGATCCTATAGTCAGCAGTTATTCTTGGCATTAAAGCTTCTTAAAAGGTGCAACATCCTACATGCTGATATCAAGCCAGACAATATCCTG GTTAATGAATCAAAAACTATTCTAAAGCTTTGTGATTTTGGATCGGCTTCACATGTTGCAGATAATGACATTACACCCTATCTCGTCAGTAGATTTTATCGGGCTCCTGAAATTA CAGCTGCTCGAGCTCATTCATGA
- the PRP4K gene encoding serine/threonine-protein kinase PRP4 homolog isoform X1 translates to MRDDSFPTTTFPCPGSRSRCRQGVGKFKMAAVESQPPREAPEMEDADNSEKSINEENGEVSEEDQSQNKHSRHKKKKHKHRNKHKKHKHSSEDDKDKKHKHKHKHKKHKRKEVIDASDKEGASPAKRTKIDDLALLEDLEKQRALIKAELDNELMEGKVQSGMGLILQGYESGSEEEGEIHEKARNGNRSTARSNTKGKLELVDNKNSSKKRSKSRSKERTRHRSDKKKSKGSVEGIKEKTTRSKSKERKKSKSPSKRSKSQDQARKSKSPALKRRSQEKIGKAKSPPEDKIKVEDKSKSKDRKKSPIINESKSRDRGKKSKSPIELRSKSKDRRSRSKDRKSKRSETDKEKKPIKSPSKDASSGKENRSPSRRPGRSPKGKSLSPKQRDKSRRSRSPLLNDRRSKQSKSPSRTLSPGRRAKSRSVERKRREPERRRLSSPRTRPRDDILSRRERSKDVSPISRWSPTRRRSSRSPIRRRSRSPLRRSRTPRRRSRSPRRRDRGRRSRSRLRRRSRSRGGRRRRSRSKVKEDKFKGSLSEGMKVEQESSSDDNLEDFDVEEEDEEALIEQRRIQRQAIVQKYKYLAEDSNMSMPSEPSSPQSSTRTRSPSPDDILERVAADVKEYERENVDTFEASVKAKHNLMTVEQNNGSTQKKLLAPDMFTESDDMFAAYFDSARLRAAGIGKDFKENPNLRDNWTDAEGYYRVNIGEVLDKRYNVYGYTGQGVFSNVVRARDMARANQEVAVKIIRNNELMQKTGLKELEFLKKLNDADPDDKFHCLRLFRHFYHKQHLCLVFEPLSMNLREVLKKYGKDVGLHIKAVRSYSQQLFLALKLLKRCNILHADIKPDNILVNESKTILKLCDFGSASHVADNDITPYLVSRFYRAPEIIIGKSYDYGIDMWSVGCTLYELYTGKILFPGKTNNHMLKLAMDLKGKMPNKMIRKGVFKDQHFDQNLNFMYIEVDKVTEREKVTVMSTINPTKDLLADLIGCQRLPEDQRKKVHQLKDLLDQILMLDPAKRISINQALQHAFIQEKI, encoded by the exons gATGGAAGATGCAGATAATTCTGAAAAGagcataaatgaagaaaatggagaagtaTCAGAGGAGGACCAATCTCAAAATAAGCACAGTCGACAcaaaaaaaagaagcacaaacATAGAAACAAACACAAGAAACATAAACATTCTTCAGAAGATGACAAGGACAAAAAACATAAACATAAGCATAAACATAAGAAACATAAACGAAAAGAGGTTATTGATGCCTCTGACAAAGAAGGTGCATCTCcagcaaaaagaactaaaattgaTGACTTAGCTTTGCTGGAAGACTTGGAGAAACAGAGAGCTTTGATTAAAGCTGAACTTGATAATGAGTTGATGGAAGGAAAAGTTCAGTCTGGGATGGGGCTAATATTACAGGGATATGAGTCAGGTTctgaagaagaaggagaaatacatgagaaggcaagaaatgggAATAGATCAACTGCTAGGTCAAACACTAAGGGGAAACTTGAACTTGTTGACAATAAAAATAGttcaaagaaaagaagcaaaagcagATCAAAAGAACGGACTAGACATAGAtctgataaaaagaaaagcaagggaAGTGttgaaggaattaaagaaaaaacaaccagAAGTAagtctaaagaaagaaaaaagtccaaAAGTCCATCTAAAAGAAGCAAATCTCAAGATCAAGCAAGAAAATCAAAATCCCCAGCACTTAAAAGGCGATCtcaggaaaaaattggaaaagccAAATCCCCTCCAGAGGATAAGATTAAAGTAGAAGATAAAAGTAAATCAAAGGATCGAAAGAAATCCCCAATTATAAATGAAAGCAAAAGTCGTGATcgtggaaaaaaatccaaatctccAATAGAACTAAGAAGCAAATCCAAAGACAGAAGGTCACGATCCAAAGATAGGAAATCCAAACGATCTGAGactgataaagaaaagaaaccaattaaaTCTCCTTCTAAAGATGCTTCTTCTGGGAAAGAAAATCGATCCCCAAGTAGAAGACCAGGTCGTAGTCCTAAAGGAAAAAGTTTATCTCCCAAACAGCGTGATAAATCAAGGAGAAGTAGGTCCCCCCTACTTAATGATCGGCGATCTAAGCAAAGTAAATCACCATCTCGGACTTTGTCTCCTGGTAGAAGAGCAAAGAGTCGATCAGTGGAAAGAAAACGGAGAGAACCAGAAAGGAGAAGGCTTTCTTCTCCAag AACACGTCCTAGAGATGATATTCTTAGCAGACGTGAAAGATCAAAAGATGTCAGTCCTATTAGCAGATGGTCTCCAACTAGAAGAAGGTCAAGTAGATCTCCTATCCGTAGGAGATCTCGTTCACCACTCAGGCGAAGTAGAACTCCAAGGAGGAGAAGCAGGTCTCCAAGGAGGAG AGATAGAGGTAGGCGGAGTAGATCTCGGCTTCGACGGCGGTCTCGATCACGCGGTGGTCGTAGACGCAGAAGCAGAAGCAAAGTAAAGGAAGATAAATTTAAAGGAAGCCTTTCTGAAGGAATGAAAGTTGAACAGGAGTCATCATCTGATGATAA cCTAGAAGACTTTGATgttgaagaagaagatgaagaagccCTAATAGAGCAGAGAAGAATCCAAAGGCAAGCAATTGTTCAG AAGTACAAATACCTTGCTGAGGATAGCAATATGTCTATGCCATCTGAGCCAAGCAGCCCACAGAGTAGCACTCGAACACGTTCACCCTCCCCTGATGATATTTTAGAACGGGTTGCTGCTGatgttaaagaatatgaaagagaaaatgttgaTACATTTGAGGCTTCGGTAAAAGCCAAACACAATCTTATGACAGTTGAACAAAATAATG GTTCAACTCAGAAGAAGCTGTTGGCTCCTGACATGTTCACTGAATCAGATGATATGTTTGCTGCATATTTTGAT AGCGCTCGTCTTCGGGCTGCTGGCATTGGAAAAGATTTCAAAGAGAATCCCAACCTCAGGGATAATTGGACAGATGCAGAAGGCTATTATC GTGTTAATATAGGTGAAGTCCTAGATAAACGTTACAATGTGTATGGCTACACTGGCCAAGGTGTCTTTAGTAATGTAGTAAGAGCCAGAGATATGGCAAGAGCAAACCAGGAAGTGGCAGTGAAAATCATCAGAAACAATGAGCTTAT gcAAAAAACAGGTTTAAAAGAACTGGAATTTTTGAAGAAACTTAATGATGCTGATCCCGATGACAAATTTCATTGTCTACGGCTCTTCCGACATTTTTACCATAAACAACATCTCTGCCTTGTATTTGAGCCTCTAAG TATGAATTTACGGGAGGTTTTGAAAAAGTATGGAAAGGACGTTGGTCTTCATATTAAGGCTGTAAGATCCTATAGTCAGCAGTTATTCTTGGCATTAAAGCTTCTTAAAAGGTGCAACATCCTACATGCTGATATCAAGCCAGACAATATCCTG GTTAATGAATCAAAAACTATTCTAAAGCTTTGTGATTTTGGATCGGCTTCACATGTTGCAGATAATGACATTACACCCTATCTCGTCAGTAGATTTTATCGGGCTCCTGAAATTA TTATAGGAAAAAGCTATGACTATGGTATAGATATGTGGTCTGTAGGCTGCACATTATATGAACTTTatactggaaaaatattatttcctggTAAAACCAATAATCATATGTTGAAACTTGCTAtggatcttaaaggaaaaatgccAAATAAG atgataagAAAAGGTGTGTTCAAAGATCAACACTTTGATCAAAATCTCAACTTCATGTATATAGAAGTAGATAAAGTAACAGAAAGG GAGAAAGTTACTGTCATGAGCACCATTAATCCTACCAAGGACCTCTTGGCTGATTTGATTGGGTGCCAGCGACTTCCTGAAGACCAACGCAAAAAAGTGCACCAGCTAAAGGACTTGTTGGACCAGATCTTAATGTTGGACCCAGCTAAACGAATTAGCATCAACCAGGCTCTACAGCATGCCTTCATccaggaaaaaatttaa